The following are encoded in a window of Brevibacillus ruminantium genomic DNA:
- a CDS encoding ABC transporter permease — MVALFLLPLLLILGVSFFSRSTFGGIEMPLTLENYVRFIDPLYIKILWISCVLAFFTTAICLVLGYPFAYIIARSPASYRNILLLLIIVPFWTNSLIRTYAWIVLLRTEGVINTLLQQMGIISQPLSLLYNETAVLIGLVYTMLPFMILPLYASIEKLDRSLLEASSDLGAKPLQTFWKVTLPLTAPGIMAGSLLVFIPSLGLFFIPDLMGGSKTVLIGNLIKNQFLTARDWPFGSASSIILMALTLLFITAYILISKDKSGKELM; from the coding sequence ATGGTTGCCTTGTTCCTGTTGCCCCTTCTTTTGATTTTAGGGGTCAGCTTCTTTTCCCGCAGCACTTTTGGCGGGATTGAAATGCCGCTTACGCTGGAAAACTACGTCCGTTTTATCGACCCGCTCTATATCAAGATTCTTTGGATCTCCTGTGTTCTCGCATTCTTTACGACGGCGATCTGTCTGGTGCTCGGCTATCCCTTTGCCTACATCATTGCCCGTTCCCCCGCCTCCTACCGAAATATCCTGCTGCTTTTGATTATCGTTCCTTTTTGGACGAATTCACTGATCCGCACCTATGCCTGGATCGTTCTGCTGCGCACCGAAGGAGTGATCAATACCCTTCTGCAGCAGATGGGCATTATCAGTCAGCCCCTCTCCCTGCTGTACAACGAAACGGCTGTCCTGATCGGACTGGTTTATACCATGCTGCCCTTTATGATCCTGCCGCTGTACGCCTCCATCGAAAAGCTGGATCGCTCGCTTCTGGAAGCATCCTCCGATCTCGGTGCCAAACCGCTGCAAACCTTTTGGAAGGTCACCTTGCCGCTTACGGCTCCGGGCATCATGGCCGGCTCCCTGCTCGTTTTCATACCGTCGCTCGGTCTCTTTTTCATCCCGGACCTGATGGGCGGCAGCAAAACCGTACTGATCGGCAATCTGATCAAAAATCAGTTTCTCACGGCACGGGACTGGCCCTTTGGTTCGGCCAGCTCGATTATCCTGATGGCGCTGACCCTGCTCTTTATAACGGCTTACATCCTGATCAGCAAAGACAAATCGGGAAAGGAGCTGATGTAG